One region of Eupeodes corollae chromosome 1, idEupCoro1.1, whole genome shotgun sequence genomic DNA includes:
- the LOC129940485 gene encoding guanine nucleotide exchange factor subunit Rich, with translation MYFPVGWPKAINLSLNSENNTIRHIACDAVKILIAAIGESFLGIWYANPLIPITFHQRSEESIEQHGNNRLIVWKPDSSKLAVVTDYGHLLFYKIEVDGNNAGVLTQVDSPLSNLKRDSAELFIKEVIPRLYLKEICTIAMDSVITTFCCVSLAEIVVTTANCEFVRTQWDDFEGNHQVAVDLRSIPFYLNQNSNLKNLPPIGRNSFISAMEYSPFIGGFAVVFNDCRAAFLSVHQKMHGFWVPDVDDATVCSVNHKFRLLAYGRRNSEVAVYAIEDSTGGLEFCHKLSLNSKEFPGTLGAVNELKWSPDGCVLIVAWDNGGISLWSTFGTMLMSSLSWDFGIHVDLLRNNPLVVDRMEWSTEGYQLFLIRREGTVLQLSFVKSSLTMNPSMTSTSHILLQSDDTLYLNQGDNLEKIYFGSKFIFPNNQADLNANPLDSGDNMEVQKSVDISSILSESKYWSVLQLPLTYAATNWPIRYSAIDNEGMHVAVAGRTGLAHYSLLTKRWKLFGNESQEKDFVVTGGLMWWRGFVVLGCFSLLDRTDEIRCYPEECKLDNQFGNKIQVRAPVISLNMFKNQLICLTADGIVSTFALKKLNAYNMDVSCLYEMDIKGICIHPACIVSLTITNLKNELASKANAPETIIFNVSGRILMVQRDARTSVINHLMATCLASCVECFWLSNSERSPMGDCLWLYSGAHGMRVWLPILPPNEEVRDSHRLHSFMSKRIMLSFPLKLYPLVILFDNVIVLGVENETTLYTNESSSHFSLPFCLLERKSQVYLHKILRQLIKRNLGYSAWEIAKSCSALPYFPHSLELLLHEVLEEEATSKDPIPDALLPSILDFIREFPVHMQTIVQCARKTEIALWPYLFSVAGKPKDLFQQCLKSEELETAASYLIILQNLEPSAVSKQYATLLLDIALENRKWELAKDLIRFLKSIDPNEIDSPRSSMIVNQKIAPTQQPNQVNPNPEVFNLILGSIARERSFSTPMVNANRNEKKDKKDKEKRESISGSVPPTTPTLTSQKETSSGGGGAPTGITFRRKSERSISKDKRETFFIETILQRQARMLLENCKLIDLGYMSAFLDFHLVSWLSQEKDRSAKLDDFVSALILMHKELKLPPPYVNNGNELPHETNLLPNNDLSKCRNTSSQTSESGYFSLPLIENTHHHHSIPAIKESEELITTVSNKSRSNSQTLDENYPERRFSSLQHDEMNFAAFNFQAEARTKILPEKLSVKIRYLLQLFIEANCIDYALILSILLFDAASIGRIINFVVRSESITSCNRIQTALKKITQWSLEEQCIYRGFMIALQPQVYLLDQYVLASAAKKSAAENEAAASENLSMESKSSVEILENTPSNVNSGVGTTSTWIESKKRTETVRRMSNTELAMANNSIYSGISNNLRHNSVATSTTTPTTARDQQLVLRNDNALCSIM, from the coding sequence ATGTACTTCCCTGTGGGCTGGCCAAAAGCCATAAATCTCTCCCTAAATTCGGAGAACAACACAATCCGCCACATCGCCTGTGATGCTGTAAAAATTCTCATCGCTGCGATTGGTGAAAGTTTTCTGGGCATTTGGTATGCCAATCCACTGATTCCCATCACATTCCATCAACGAAGCGAGGAGTCTATCGAGCAACACGGCAACAATAGGCTTATCGTGTGGAAACCGGACTCAAGTAAATTGGCCGTTGTCACGGATTACGGACACCTGCTGTTCTATAAAATAGAAGTCGATGGGAACAACGCTGGAGTGCTCACCCAGGTGGATTCTCCGCTAAGCAATTTGAAGCGCGATTCAGCAGAACTGTTTATTAAGGAGGTCATTCCGAGGTTGTATCTGAAGGAGATCTGCACGATTGCTATGGACTCCGTGATCACCACCTTCTGCTGTGTCAGTCTGGCCGAGATTGTAGTGACGACAGCTAATTGTGAGTTCGTCCGGACGCAGTGGGATGACTTCGAGGGGAACCACCAAGTCGCCGTCGATCTGAGAAGCATTCCCTTTTATTTGAATCAGAATAGCAACCTCAAGAACCTGCCACCGATTGGCAGGAACTCGTTTATATCAGCCATGGAGTATTCGCCGTTCATTGGCGGGTTCGCTGTCGTCTTCAACGATTGTCGAGCGGCCTTCCTCAGCGTCCACCAGAAGATGCATGGTTTTTGGGTGCCGGATGTGGACGATGCAACTGTTTGCAGTGTCAACCACAAGTTCAGGCTACTTGCATATGGAAGGAGGAACTCAGAGGTGGCGGTGTACGCAATTGAAGACAGCACTGGGGGGCTGGAATTTTGTCACAAACTTTCATTGAATTCCAAGGAGTTCCCTGGAACTCTGGGAGCCGTAAACGAACTCAAATGGTCCCCAGATGGGTGTGTGCTGATTGTAGCGTGGGACAATGGTGGCATATCGTTGTGGAGCACCTTTGGAACGATGCTAATGTCCTCGCTTAGTTGGGATTTCGGAATTCACGTCGATTTGCTTCGAAATAATCCGCTAGTGGTGGATCGGATGGAATGGTCGACTGAGGGATACCAACTGTTTTTGATTCGACGAGAAGGCACAGTCCTGCAGTTGAGTTTTGTGAAGAGTTCACTCACCATGAATCCAAGCATGACCTCAACATCCCACATCCTGCTGCAGTCAGATGACACTTTGTACTTGAATCAAGGCGACAACTTGGAGAAGATCTACTTCGGATCGAAATTCATCTTTCCCAACAATCAAGCCGACTTGAATGCGAATCCTCTGGACTCTGGGGACAATATGGAGGTCCAAAAGTCGGTCGATATTTCCAGCATCTTATCGGAAAGCAAGTACTGGAGTGTGTTGCAATTGCCCTTAACCTATGCTGCAACAaactggccaatcagatactcgGCCATCGACAACGAAGGCATGCACGTGGCAGTGGCTGGGCGCACTGGCTTGGCTCACTACTCCCTGCTGACCAAGCGCTGGAAGCTCTTTGGAAATGAATCGCAGGAGAAAGATTTCGTTGTTACAGGAGGTCTGATGTGGTGGAGAGGCTTCGTTGTCCTCGGCTGCTTCAGCCTCCTCGATCGGACCGACGAGATTCGGTGCTATCCGGAGGAGTGCAAAttggataatcagttcggcaaCAAGATCCAAGTCCGGGCACCAGTTATATCGTTGAACATGTTCAAAAATCAGCTCATTTGCCTCACAGCCGACGGCATTGTCAGCACCTTCGCCCTGAAGAAGCTAAACGCCTACAACATGGATGTCTCGTGCCTCTACGAGATGGACATCAAGGGAATCTGCATCCATCCGGCGTGCATTGTCTCTCTGACAATCACAAATCTGAAGAACGAACTGGCTTCGAAGGCCAATGCCCCAGAAACCATAATTTTCAACGTCAGCGGGAGGATTCTCATGGTGCAAAGGGATGCTAGAACGAGTGTCATAAACCACCTTATGGCCACTTGCCTTGCGTCGTGTGTCGAGTGCTTCTGGCTGTCGAACTCTGAACGAAGCCCCATGGGCGACTGTCTATGGCTGTACAGTGGAGCCCATGGAATGCGCGTGTGGCTGCCAATCCTGCCCCCAAATGAGGAAGTTCGCGACTCACATCGCCTGCATTCGTTCATGTCGAAAAGGATTATGTTGTCCTTCCCACTCAAACTCTATCCGTTGGTGATTCTATTTGACAACGTCATCGTGCTAGGAGTCGAGAATGAGACGACTCTCTACACCAACGAATCTAGCTCCCACTTTTCACTGCCCTTTTGCTTGCTGGAGCGCAAGAGTCAAGTGTACCTCCACAAAATCCTTCGTCAATTGATTAAGCGAAATCTCGGATACAGTGCCTGGGAGATAGCTAAGTCCTGCAGTGCTCTCCCGTATTTCCCACACTCCCTGGAGCTGCTGTTGCACGAAGTCCTCGAGGAGGAAGCAACCAGCAAAGATCCCATTCCCGATGCTCTGCTGCCTAGTATTTTGGATTTTATTCGAGAATTTCCAGTGCATATGCAAACAATCGTCCAGTGCGCCAGGAAGACAGAGATCGCTCTGTGGCCATATCTGTTCTCGGTGGCCGGCAAGCCAAAGGATCTCTTCCAGCAGTGCTTGAAGAGCGAAGAGCTCGAAACTGCTGCCAGCTATTTGATAATTCTGCAAAATCTGGAACCTTCAGCTGTGAGCAAGCAATATGCCACTTTGCTTCTGGACATAGCGCTGGAGAACCGCAAATGGGAGCTGGCTAAGGATCTGATACGTTTCTTGAAGTCCATAGACCCCAACGAGATCGATTCGCCGCGCTCGTCAATGATCGTGAATCAGAAAATAGCCCCTACGCAACAGCCAAACCAAGTCAATCCCAATCCAGAGGTCTTCAATTTGATTCTCGGTTCCATAGCCCGCGAGCGGAGTTTCTCCACACCGATGGTCAATGCAAATCGCAACGAAAAGAAGGACAAGAAAGACAAGGAGAAGCGAGAGAGCATCTCTGGCAGTGTCCCGCCAACAACTCCGACCCTGACATCACAAAAAGAAACATCAAGCGGTGGAGGAGGCGCACCCACTGGCATTACATTCCGTCGCAAGTCCGAGCGAAGCATTTCCAAGGACAAACGTGAGACATTTTTCATCGAGACAATCCTCCAGCGTCAAGCACGAATGCTCCTCGAGAATTGCAAGCTCATCGATCTGGGCTATATGAGTGCTTTTCTGGACTTTCATCTGGTGAGCTGGCTGTCGCAGGAGAAGGATAGATCTGCGAAGCTCGATGACTTCGTATCGGCCCTGATACTCATGCACAAGGAGCTCAAACTTCCACCACCCTATGTTAATAACGGCAACGAACTACCACACGAAACAAACCTCTTGCCAAACAACGATCTATCAAAATGTCGCAACACATCGAGCCAGACCTCGGAATCTGGATACTTTAGTCTTCCTCTGATCGAAAATACTCATCACCATCACTCCATTCCGGCGATAAAGGAGAGCGAGGAACTCATCACCACCGTCTCCAATAAGTCGCGGTCCAACTCCCAGACCTTGGACGAGAACTATCCCGAGAGGCGGTTTTCCTCACTGCAACACGACGAGATGAACTTCGCTGCGTTTAATTTCCAGGCCGAGGCCCGGACGAAGATCCTGCCCGAGAAGCTGAGTGTCAAGATACGCTATTTGCTGCAACTGTTTATCGAAGCCAATTGCATCGACTACGCTCTGATTCTGTCGATATTGCTCTTCGATGCGGCGTCCATTGGTCGCATCATCAACTTCGTCGTCCGCAGTGAATCCATAACCTCTTGCAATCGCATCCAGACGGCTCTGAAAAAAATCACCCAATGGTCCCTGGAGGAGCAGTGCATCTATCGGGGATTCATGATTGCCCTCCAGCCGCAGGTCTACCTCCTCGATCAGTATGTCCTGGCATCGGCGGCCAAGAAGTCAGCGGCCGAGAATGAAGCTGCCGCATCGGAGAACTTGTCAATGGAGAGTAAGTCGTCGGTGGAGATCCTAGAAAATACTCCCTCAAATGTCAATAGCGGCGTCGGAACCACGTCCACTTGGATTGAATCGAAGAAACGCACCGAAACCGTGCGTCGCATGAGCAATACAGAACTAGCAATGGCTAACAACAGCATCTACAGTGGCATAAGCAATAACTTAAGGCACAATTCCGTCGCAACTTCGACAACAACACCGACGACGGCCCGAGACCAACAATTAGTCCTTAGGAACGATAATGCATTGTGTAgtataatgtaa
- the LOC129940486 gene encoding uncharacterized protein LOC129940486 isoform X1, with translation MYQRVYDINATLGLSIEKQNIVRQLSDMFCGYSLVYIRGICEACLWNMDLCIDKLIGVNADIIDQDSKTTQQFNSKDLNYSETLQKTNGAVPKAVSGTSSSPSAKSRFQDLPSVYTHIYNDIVKGYKVLVLMRGQPGSGKSYLSQSIVKKLLPGKDYKDFVLGADDYFHDARGRYRYNVERLSNAHEYCQTRAREKMSLGYSPIFIDNTNNAMWEMMPYVKAAVENGYMIEIMEPTTPWRNSAGRLAAKNNHNVSKQKIQRMLDRYEVATTNDLLALLKETKYTVALPQMRTYPPPPEPEESLGPTQISAPEPEAQPPPPPQTPPPQMQKSPTKTVNNEFIPLTTIEAAIEIEREQSSSPMAFADPSNMWPGIESFEKLLPPPRSPRKSKKNIIEQEDDDYELQVNPQDQESEVNNTPVVSPKPLNPDAPSFWGVSFTSPSANKTCDNDSEMIMPTQLFPAVPNVWQAYEQEATNFWGIPVSAASAAASLSEPMVLDETTSSSSNNDCGLLQLLKEGVKSINVPNREKPTSEREESVKLVRHRVGCENENESFVAFRQIYPNKPNAELWDLFVKCNGSIDWAVDILIKDEDSIANKNALQDSLQDCDNFNCYCDRPEISSPSPLAAAAAVSSPLPEVNVKPQRQKPARNRMATSAQVLEVKEAVEKSFVLGEEHYSSHVKKIRNKRNVAEESSNGRKVFIDVQIQTEDVDENDNNSEEDGGEGTEVIEINLGEDLIGQLSEIFISETSLLGAPEKYKTNVFMPKTLARELYVLWMESVYNQQEEQRQSLLKEDEEFARLLKNPKYQNLKQPPENIKELLDMEYAWMIYKTEQEQYNGLASKHPNDLASHLTRMKLCEIFPNIPRDTLLDILAAHNNKFSDTVEVLKSSIQPATVDHQLSAEVLIEKARNENEKQLNEEADRQESKINTSAGQSFQKMHSKQQETSARQRSLSPEEAKRLALSEFEETRNYAAHHCQLRAECYQKAKEAIQRGNSGVAVYYSQIANLHKRKIDIYNHRAANCIMEVHDLTQNNPDFIDLHYLHVVEAVACLDIFVDRHIAKLRSIFRSFKYVFIITGRGLHSTGGVSMIKTRVKSRLKERNLKWSEVNPGLLKVKIFSASKYSKNL, from the exons ATGTATCAACGAGTGTACGACATAAATGCAACTTTAGGTTTGAGCATTGAAAAACAGAACATAGTCCGTCAACTGAGTGATATGTTCTGTGGATATTCTCTGGTTTATATCCGTGGTATTTGCGAAGCATGCTTATGGAATA TGGATTTGTGCATAGATAAGCTGATAGGCGTCAATGCCGATATTATAGATCAAGATTCGAAAACTACTCAACAATTCAATTCCAAAGATCTGAACTACAGTGAGACTCTGCAGAAGACAAATGGTGCTGTTCCAAAAGCAGTTTCAGGTACATCGTCGAGTCCATCTGCAAAATCACGGTTTCAAGACCTCCCCTCGGTCTATACGCACATCTATAATGATATTGTCAAGGGCTACAAGGTCCTCGTCCTAATGCGTGGCCAACCAGGAAGTGGGAAGTCTTACTTATCACAGTCCATAGTAAAGAAGCTGCTGCCAGGTAAAGATTATAAGGATTTTGTACTAGGCGCCGATGATTACTTCCACGATGCGCGTGGACGGTATCGCTATAATGTCGAACGACTCTCAAACGCTCACGAATATTGCCAGACCAGAGCCCGCGAGAAGATGTCACTCGGCTATAGCCCGATTTTCATTGACAACACCAACAATGCGATGTGGGAGATGATGCCTTATGTTAAGGCAGCCGTCGAAAACGGCTACATGATCGAAATCATGGAACCTACTACCCCATGGCGTAATTCTGCGGGCAGATTGGCTGCGAAGAATAACCACAACGTCTCAAAGCAGAAAATCCAACGCATGTTAGATAGATACGAAGTTGCAACAACCAATGATTTGCTAGCG CTTTTAAAGGAAACAAAGTACACCGTAGCACTGCCTCAAATGAGAACTTATCCGCCACCTCCAGAACCTGAAGAATCATTAGGACCAACTCAAATTTCAGCTCCTGAACCAGAAGCACaaccaccgccgccgccacaAACACCGCCACCGCAAATGCAAAAATCCCCAACAAAAACTGTGAACAACGAGTTTATTCCGCTAACAACTATAGAAGCTGCAATCGAAATTGAAAGGGAGCAAAGTTCATCTCCCATGGCCTTTGCGGACCCGAGCAACATGTGGCCAGGCATTGAGTCTTTCGAAAAGCTATTGCCTCCTCCAAGATCCCCAAGAAAGAGTAAGAAAAACATCATCGAGCAAGAGGACGACGATTACGAACTACAAGTAAACCCACAAGACCAAGAAAGCGAAGTAAACAACACCCCAGTTGTTAGTCCCAAGCCTCTTAATCCAGATGCACCAAGTTTCTGGGGAGTGTCGTTCACTTCACCCTCTGCAAACAAGACATGCGACAATGACAGTGAAATGATCATGCCCACGCAACTTTTTCCAGCTGTTCCAAATGTTTGGCAAGCCTACGAGCAGGAAGCTACGAACTTTTGGGGTATTCCTGTGAGTGCAGCATCAGCAGCTGCCTCTTTATCCGAACCAATGGTCTTGGATGAGaccaccagcagcagcagcaacaacgaCTGTGGCCTGCTGCAGCTCCTCAAAGAGGGCGTCAAGTCAATAAACGTGCCTAATCGAGAGAAGCCAACAAGCGAAAGGGAGGAATCTGTGAAGCTAGTTCGCCATCGTGTTGGCTGTGAGAATGAGAACGAGTCATTCGTTGCCTTCCGACAAATCTACCCCAATAAGCCCAACGCCGAGCTATGGGATCTGTTTGTGAAGTGCAATGGCAGCATCGATTGGGCTGTGGACATTCTAATCAAAGACGAAGACTCCATCGCCAACAAGAATGCTCTTCAAGATTCTCTGCAGGATTGCGACAACTTTAACTGTTACTGCGATCGACCTGAGATCTCTTCGCCTTCTCCTCTTGCGGCGGCGGCTGCTGTTTCGTCACCACTGCCTGAAGTCAATGTGAAACCACAGCGGCAAAAACCAGCTCGCAATCGCATGGCAACCTCGGCTCAGGTTCTCGAAGTAAAGGAAGCAGTGGAGAAGAGTTTCGTGCTCGGCGAGGAGCACTATTCTAGTCATGTGAAGAAAATTCGCAACAAACGTAACGTCGCCGAAGAATCATCGAATGGCAGAAAGGTATTCATAGATGTTCAAATACAAACCGAGGACGTGGACGAGAATGATAATAACAGCGAGGAGGATGGTGGTGAGGGTACAGAAGTGATAGAAATAAATCTTGGCGAGGATCTGATTGGTCAGTTGTCGGAGATTTTCATTTCGGAAACATCACTGCTCGGAGCACCTGAGAAGTACAAAACCAACGTATTCATGCCGAAGACCCTCGCCCGGGAGTTGTATGTGTTGTGGATGGAATCGGTGTACAATCAGCAGGAGGAACAGCGCCAAAGTCTGCTCAAGGAAGACGAAGAATTCGCCCGTCTATTGAAGAACCCAAAGTATCAAAACCTTAAGCAGCCACCGGAGAACATCAAAGAACTCCTCGACATGGAATATGCTTGGATGATCTACAAGACTGAACAGGAGCAGTACAATGGCTTGGCCTCGAAGCACCCGAACGATTTGGCCTCACATCTGACGCGAATGAAATTGTGTGAGATATTTCCTAATATCCCGCGAGATACACTCTTGGACATCCTTGCCGCCCATAACAACAAGTTCAGCGACACTGTCGAGGTGCTGAAGAGTTCAATACAGCCCGCCACAGTCGATCACCAGCTTTCAGCTGAGGTGCTCATTGAAAAGGcccgaaatgaaaatgaaaag CAGCTCAACGAAGAAGCAGACAGGCAGGAGTCGAAGATCAACACTTCGGCGGGTCAGAGCTTCCAAAAGATGCATTCCAAGCAACAGGAAACTTCCGCTCGCCAGAGATCTCTCTCTCCGGAGGAGGCCAAACGCTTGGCTCTCTCCGAATTCGAAGAGACCCGCAACTATGCTGCCCACCATTGTCAATTGCGCGCAGAGTGCTATCAAAAAGCCAAGGAGGCCATTCAACGAGGGAACAGCGGAGTTGCGGTCTACTATTCGCAGATTGCAAATCTCCACAAGCGGAAAATCGACATTTATAACCATCGTGCTGCCAACTGCATCATGGAAGTCCATGACCTCACCCAGAACAACCCCGATTTCATTGATCTGCATTATCTTCACGTGGTGGAAGCTGTGGCTTGCTTGGACATATTCGTGGATCGCCACATAGCCAAGCTACGGAGTATATTTCGTAGCTTTAAGTACGTGTTCATAATAACAGGTCGAGGATTGCACAGCACCGGTGGGGTCTCGATGATCAAGACGAGAGTCAAGAGTAGGCTCAAAGAAAGGAATTTAAA atggaGCGAGGTGAATCCGGGTTTGCTTAAAGTGAAGATATTCTCAGCGTCCAAGTACTCTAAGAATTTATGA
- the LOC129940486 gene encoding uncharacterized protein LOC129940486 isoform X2, with the protein MYQRVYDINATLGLSIEKQNIVRQLSDMFCGYSLVYIRGICEACLWNMDLCIDKLIGVNADIIDQDSKTTQQFNSKDLNYSETLQKTNGAVPKAVSGTSSSPSAKSRFQDLPSVYTHIYNDIVKGYKVLVLMRGQPGSGKSYLSQSIVKKLLPGKDYKDFVLGADDYFHDARGRYRYNVERLSNAHEYCQTRAREKMSLGYSPIFIDNTNNAMWEMMPYVKAAVENGYMIEIMEPTTPWRNSAGRLAAKNNHNVSKQKIQRMLDRYEVATTNDLLALLKETKYTVALPQMRTYPPPPEPEESLGPTQISAPEPEAQPPPPPQTPPPQMQKSPTKTVNNEFIPLTTIEAAIEIEREQSSSPMAFADPSNMWPGIESFEKLLPPPRSPRKSKKNIIEQEDDDYELQVNPQDQESEVNNTPVVSPKPLNPDAPSFWGVSFTSPSANKTCDNDSEMIMPTQLFPAVPNVWQAYEQEATNFWGIPVSAASAAASLSEPMVLDETTSSSSNNDCGLLQLLKEGVKSINVPNREKPTSEREESVKLVRHRVGCENENESFVAFRQIYPNKPNAELWDLFVKCNGSIDWAVDILIKDEDSIANKNALQDSLQDCDNFNCYCDRPEISSPSPLAAAAAVSSPLPEVNVKPQRQKPARNRMATSAQVLEVKEAVEKSFVLGEEHYSSHVKKIRNKRNVAEESSNGRKVFIDVQIQTEDVDENDNNSEEDGGEGTEVIEINLGEDLIGQLSEIFISETSLLGAPEKYKTNVFMPKTLARELYVLWMESVYNQQEEQRQSLLKEDEEFARLLKNPKYQNLKQPPENIKELLDMEYAWMIYKTEQEQYNGLASKHPNDLASHLTRMKLCEIFPNIPRDTLLDILAAHNNKFSDTVEVLKSSIQPATVDHQLSAEVLIEKARNENEKLNEEADRQESKINTSAGQSFQKMHSKQQETSARQRSLSPEEAKRLALSEFEETRNYAAHHCQLRAECYQKAKEAIQRGNSGVAVYYSQIANLHKRKIDIYNHRAANCIMEVHDLTQNNPDFIDLHYLHVVEAVACLDIFVDRHIAKLRSIFRSFKYVFIITGRGLHSTGGVSMIKTRVKSRLKERNLKWSEVNPGLLKVKIFSASKYSKNL; encoded by the exons ATGTATCAACGAGTGTACGACATAAATGCAACTTTAGGTTTGAGCATTGAAAAACAGAACATAGTCCGTCAACTGAGTGATATGTTCTGTGGATATTCTCTGGTTTATATCCGTGGTATTTGCGAAGCATGCTTATGGAATA TGGATTTGTGCATAGATAAGCTGATAGGCGTCAATGCCGATATTATAGATCAAGATTCGAAAACTACTCAACAATTCAATTCCAAAGATCTGAACTACAGTGAGACTCTGCAGAAGACAAATGGTGCTGTTCCAAAAGCAGTTTCAGGTACATCGTCGAGTCCATCTGCAAAATCACGGTTTCAAGACCTCCCCTCGGTCTATACGCACATCTATAATGATATTGTCAAGGGCTACAAGGTCCTCGTCCTAATGCGTGGCCAACCAGGAAGTGGGAAGTCTTACTTATCACAGTCCATAGTAAAGAAGCTGCTGCCAGGTAAAGATTATAAGGATTTTGTACTAGGCGCCGATGATTACTTCCACGATGCGCGTGGACGGTATCGCTATAATGTCGAACGACTCTCAAACGCTCACGAATATTGCCAGACCAGAGCCCGCGAGAAGATGTCACTCGGCTATAGCCCGATTTTCATTGACAACACCAACAATGCGATGTGGGAGATGATGCCTTATGTTAAGGCAGCCGTCGAAAACGGCTACATGATCGAAATCATGGAACCTACTACCCCATGGCGTAATTCTGCGGGCAGATTGGCTGCGAAGAATAACCACAACGTCTCAAAGCAGAAAATCCAACGCATGTTAGATAGATACGAAGTTGCAACAACCAATGATTTGCTAGCG CTTTTAAAGGAAACAAAGTACACCGTAGCACTGCCTCAAATGAGAACTTATCCGCCACCTCCAGAACCTGAAGAATCATTAGGACCAACTCAAATTTCAGCTCCTGAACCAGAAGCACaaccaccgccgccgccacaAACACCGCCACCGCAAATGCAAAAATCCCCAACAAAAACTGTGAACAACGAGTTTATTCCGCTAACAACTATAGAAGCTGCAATCGAAATTGAAAGGGAGCAAAGTTCATCTCCCATGGCCTTTGCGGACCCGAGCAACATGTGGCCAGGCATTGAGTCTTTCGAAAAGCTATTGCCTCCTCCAAGATCCCCAAGAAAGAGTAAGAAAAACATCATCGAGCAAGAGGACGACGATTACGAACTACAAGTAAACCCACAAGACCAAGAAAGCGAAGTAAACAACACCCCAGTTGTTAGTCCCAAGCCTCTTAATCCAGATGCACCAAGTTTCTGGGGAGTGTCGTTCACTTCACCCTCTGCAAACAAGACATGCGACAATGACAGTGAAATGATCATGCCCACGCAACTTTTTCCAGCTGTTCCAAATGTTTGGCAAGCCTACGAGCAGGAAGCTACGAACTTTTGGGGTATTCCTGTGAGTGCAGCATCAGCAGCTGCCTCTTTATCCGAACCAATGGTCTTGGATGAGaccaccagcagcagcagcaacaacgaCTGTGGCCTGCTGCAGCTCCTCAAAGAGGGCGTCAAGTCAATAAACGTGCCTAATCGAGAGAAGCCAACAAGCGAAAGGGAGGAATCTGTGAAGCTAGTTCGCCATCGTGTTGGCTGTGAGAATGAGAACGAGTCATTCGTTGCCTTCCGACAAATCTACCCCAATAAGCCCAACGCCGAGCTATGGGATCTGTTTGTGAAGTGCAATGGCAGCATCGATTGGGCTGTGGACATTCTAATCAAAGACGAAGACTCCATCGCCAACAAGAATGCTCTTCAAGATTCTCTGCAGGATTGCGACAACTTTAACTGTTACTGCGATCGACCTGAGATCTCTTCGCCTTCTCCTCTTGCGGCGGCGGCTGCTGTTTCGTCACCACTGCCTGAAGTCAATGTGAAACCACAGCGGCAAAAACCAGCTCGCAATCGCATGGCAACCTCGGCTCAGGTTCTCGAAGTAAAGGAAGCAGTGGAGAAGAGTTTCGTGCTCGGCGAGGAGCACTATTCTAGTCATGTGAAGAAAATTCGCAACAAACGTAACGTCGCCGAAGAATCATCGAATGGCAGAAAGGTATTCATAGATGTTCAAATACAAACCGAGGACGTGGACGAGAATGATAATAACAGCGAGGAGGATGGTGGTGAGGGTACAGAAGTGATAGAAATAAATCTTGGCGAGGATCTGATTGGTCAGTTGTCGGAGATTTTCATTTCGGAAACATCACTGCTCGGAGCACCTGAGAAGTACAAAACCAACGTATTCATGCCGAAGACCCTCGCCCGGGAGTTGTATGTGTTGTGGATGGAATCGGTGTACAATCAGCAGGAGGAACAGCGCCAAAGTCTGCTCAAGGAAGACGAAGAATTCGCCCGTCTATTGAAGAACCCAAAGTATCAAAACCTTAAGCAGCCACCGGAGAACATCAAAGAACTCCTCGACATGGAATATGCTTGGATGATCTACAAGACTGAACAGGAGCAGTACAATGGCTTGGCCTCGAAGCACCCGAACGATTTGGCCTCACATCTGACGCGAATGAAATTGTGTGAGATATTTCCTAATATCCCGCGAGATACACTCTTGGACATCCTTGCCGCCCATAACAACAAGTTCAGCGACACTGTCGAGGTGCTGAAGAGTTCAATACAGCCCGCCACAGTCGATCACCAGCTTTCAGCTGAGGTGCTCATTGAAAAGGcccgaaatgaaaatgaaaag CTCAACGAAGAAGCAGACAGGCAGGAGTCGAAGATCAACACTTCGGCGGGTCAGAGCTTCCAAAAGATGCATTCCAAGCAACAGGAAACTTCCGCTCGCCAGAGATCTCTCTCTCCGGAGGAGGCCAAACGCTTGGCTCTCTCCGAATTCGAAGAGACCCGCAACTATGCTGCCCACCATTGTCAATTGCGCGCAGAGTGCTATCAAAAAGCCAAGGAGGCCATTCAACGAGGGAACAGCGGAGTTGCGGTCTACTATTCGCAGATTGCAAATCTCCACAAGCGGAAAATCGACATTTATAACCATCGTGCTGCCAACTGCATCATGGAAGTCCATGACCTCACCCAGAACAACCCCGATTTCATTGATCTGCATTATCTTCACGTGGTGGAAGCTGTGGCTTGCTTGGACATATTCGTGGATCGCCACATAGCCAAGCTACGGAGTATATTTCGTAGCTTTAAGTACGTGTTCATAATAACAGGTCGAGGATTGCACAGCACCGGTGGGGTCTCGATGATCAAGACGAGAGTCAAGAGTAGGCTCAAAGAAAGGAATTTAAA atggaGCGAGGTGAATCCGGGTTTGCTTAAAGTGAAGATATTCTCAGCGTCCAAGTACTCTAAGAATTTATGA